The segment AAAATCGAAATCCGGCTCGACAGCGCAACCGGCCCGCTGGTCGGCACACTGAATGTTCCTAATACAGGAGGAGCGCAGTCCTGGCAGGAGGTACAGACTACGGTCAGTAATGCGGCAGGGGTGCACAGACTCTATCTGGTCTTCACCGGATCAGGCTCCGGCAATCTGTTCAACTTCGATTACTGGCAGTTCTCTACGGGCGGTGATGGCGGCACGACACCTCCTCCGGTAAGCAAGGTGGAAGCGGAGGACATGACGCTCAGCGGGACCTATGCCGGCAAGATCACTTCCCCTTTCAGCGGAGTGGCGCTGTACGGGAATGATGACGCTGCTGCATTCAATCAATATTATGCCTACGGTACGCATAACTTCTCGGTCCGGGGGGCTTCTAACAATTCCTCTACGGCGCGGGTGGATCTGCTGATCGGCGGTGTGAACGTTGGCTCCTTCAATTTCAGCGGCACAACGCCCTCGGTACAGACATTGACCAACGTGGCCCACGCCACCGGCAATCAGGAGGTCAAGCTGGTGGTTACCACAGATAATGGAAGCTGGGATGCCTATGTGGATTATATTGAATGGAGCCAGTGATGAGGCAATCAGATGGGAGGAGGGGCGCTATGGCAAGTGGAAACGGCCGTGTGCAACATATAAATTCTATTTTTAAAAAAACAGGGCTGTACCTGCTGGCAATTTCGCTCATGCTCGGCATCCTGTTCAATCCTTCTACGGCTGCGGCCGCGACCTTCACGAACCCGTTTATCTATGCCGATGCCCCGGACAATGATGTCATCAGGGTAGGCAATGTGTATTACATGACCAGCACCACCATGCATATGACCCCCGGAGTCCCTATCATGAAGTCCTATGATCTGGTGAACTGGGAAATCGTGAACTATGTCTACGATACGTATGCGAACGGGGATGCCCAGAACCTGAACAACGGACAGAATGAGTATGGCAAGGGTTCCTGGGCAAGCAGCATCCGGTACAATAACGGGATCTACTATGTGTCCTTCGGGTCCAACTCTATCGGCCGGACTTATATCTATCAGACCTCGAATATAGAAAATGGCCCCTGGACCTCATCGGTCCTGAACAGCTATTATCACGATGCGTCGCTGCTGTTCGACAATGGCCGGGTCTTCCTGGTGTACGGAGTTGATAATATCAGCCTGATTGAGCTGACGGCAGATGCCAAGGCGATTAAGTCTGGCGGAATCAGTCAGGTCATCATCCCGAATTCCAGCAATATTGCCGGTTCGAGCTTCGTCGTGAAGGCCGAAGGCGCGCATATCCAGAAGATTAACGGCTATTATTATGTGTTCCTGATCTGCTGGCCTTCGGGAAGCGGACGCACCCAATTGACCTACCGCTCCACCAGCTTAACCGGAGGCTATACGGGGCAGGTGTCACTTAACGACTCGGGCATTGCCCAGGGAGGAATCGTGGACACGCCATCCGGCTCTTGGTACGCGATGCTCTTCAGAGACAGCGGGGCGGTCGGGCGGATGCCGTATCTGGTGCCGGTAACCTGGTCAGGGAACTGGCCGGTCTTCGGAAGCGGGGGTAAGGCGCCGCGGACCCTGAACCTGCCTGCCGAAGGGTATCCGGTGAAGAAGGTGTACGCGTCAGACGAGTTCACAGCACCATCTTCAGGCTCAGGGCTGGCTAAGGTCTGGCAGTGGAACCACAATCCTGATAACTCGAAGTGGTCGCTGACTCAGCGCCAAGGCTTCATGCGGCTGACGACCGGCAAGGTAAGCACAAGTCTGCTGGATGCCCGGAACACGCTGACCCAGCGGACGTTCGGACCGAAGAGCACAGGCGTCACGGCTCTGGAGACGGGCGGAATGAAGGACGGGGACGTTGCCGGACTGGCTGCTTTTCAGGCGAAATACGGGTTCGTCGGCGTGAAAATGTCCGGCAATTCCAAATCCATTGTGATGGTCAATGCCAGCTCCGGGTCTATGACTCAAGTGGCGGGTGTGCCGCTCAGCCAGAACAGAGTCTATCTGAAGGTGCTCTGCGATTTCACTAATCAGACGGATAAGGCGTACTTCTCCTATAGTCTGGACGGCAACAACTGGACATCCATAGGGAATACGCTGCAGATGTCTTATACGCTGCCTCACTTTATGGGCTACCGGTTTGCACTGTTTAATTATGCGACGAAGTCAGCGGGCGGCTATGCGGATTTTGATTATCTGCGTCTGGAATAGCTTGTTTGAATTTGAACCCAATTAGAAAAAGGAGATGTATTCAATTGAAGAATAGAATCAAGAAGGTTGTGGGCGGGCTCGCCTTAGCGAGTGTCCTGCTCACCTCTGTGATGGCAGGCAATGCCAGCGCAGCAATTACCAACGGATCGAAGTTCCTGGGGAATATTATTGCAGGCAGTGCTCCCAGCAACTTCACCACCTATTGGAATCAGGTCACCCCTGAGAACGGCACCAAATGGGGAGCGATTGAAGGCAACCGCAACCAGATGAACTGGGGCAATGCGGACATGATCTATAATTATGCGATTAGCAAAAACATCCCGTTCAAGTTCCATACCCTGGTCTGGGGAAGCCAGGAGCCTAACTGGGTTGCCGGCTTATCGGCAGCGGAGCAGAAAGCGGAGATCAGCTCGTTCATTACTCAGGCAGGGCAGCGTTATTCGGCCAAGTCAGCCTTCGTGGATGTTGTCAATGAACCGCTTCATGCCAAGCCTTCGTACCGTAATGCCATCGGCGGTGAGGGAAGCACCGGCTGGGATTGGGTCATCTGGTCCTTCCAGCAAGCCCGGGCGGCGTTCCCGAATTCCAAGCTGCTCATCAATGAATATGGCATTATCGGTGACCCCAGCGCGGCCGATAAGTATGTGACCATTATCAATCACCTGAAGTCCAGAGGACTGATCGATGGTATTGGTATTCAGTGTCACTACTTCAATATGGATAACGTTAGTGTGAGCACCATGAATACTGTACTGAATAAGCTTGCTGCAACAGGCCTGCCAATCTATGTCTCCGAGCTGGATATTACCGGTGATGACAACACCCAGCTTGCCAGATACCAACAGAAATTCCCTGTGCTCTGGAACCATCCTTCCGTTAAGGGCGTAACCCTGTGGGGCTACATCCAGAATCAGACTTGGGCAGCGAATACCCATCTGGTGAATTCCAACGGTACAGAGCGCCCGGCGATGAAGTGGCTGAAGCAATACCTGGGCGGCTCCTCGGCCCTGATGGAAACCGCCGACACCCAGGACATCACCGACAGCGTAATCCAGCCGGACAGTGTGGTTGAGCCAGACCTGCAACTGGATCTCCAGCCGGTGCTGGAACCCGTTCCGGCCGAGTAAGGTGACAGCATAAGGGCTGTTGCCAAAGTGTGAACAAGGCTGTTACTGATGCATGAATATGGCTGCTCCCCATGCGTGGTAAGACGCGCCGGGAGCAGCCTTTTTTTGGTGGGATGCAGTGCGGAGGTGCATGGGCCAAATGTAGTCGAAAAACCGAACACACATTGGTTAGTGCGGAGGCGCGTGGACCAAATGTAGTCGAAAAACCGAACACATTGGGCAGTGCGGAGGTGTGCGAGCCGAATGTAAGCGAAAAACCGCACACATTGGGCAGGCACAGGCGGACCGGAAGGCAGCTTGTGATTTTCATCTTGCGTTCGCTGACCAAAAGTGGCACACTAGTAATAAATATATTGAACGTGGCAAAGTATGCCCCGCTCCCTTCTCTTGTAGAAGGAGGCGGGGTTTTGTGCGTTTATAGATTAATCTCATTGCAGAGCGGGGGAATTAAAGTGGGATTTACAGAAGAACATGACCAGTGGTTAAACAAGCATTTGAAACAAAGAAAGGGGGAGCGGCTTGATGCACTTAAGCGGGGGCATAGCTACGGTAACCGCTTATTTGTTGAATGTGTGTGGTGGCCACTTACCGGACATTTTCACGGACTCCATCCGGAATATGAAGTTAAGGATTGGCGCGGCAGATCCTATTTTATTGATTTACTGTGGGAGGTTGGTTCCTCGCGTATTGCATTTGAAATTATGGATTACGGATCGCATGGAACGGACCGGAGCAAATACCGGATGGACTTGAATCGCGGTCTCTTCCTGCAATCGCAGGACTATATGGTTCTTTATATCTCGCTGGATGAGATGAAAGAGAATCCGTCTTTTGTCCTTTCCACACTGCGGAATGTGCTGACTCCTTACTTGTTGGCAGGAACTGCTAATAGAAGCACAGAGAAATCCTATTCCAGAATTGAACGGGATTTGATGAGGTTAGCTATCCGTAACTATCGTGTCCTTCGTCCCGGCGATGCAGCGAGAGAGCTTGAGCTACACTACACCACAATTATTAAATACAGCCGTATGCTGGTGGATAAAGGGAAATTCCGCCCTGTAGCGAGAGGGACTTCTCCGCGAGTTACATACTACGAGTATATAGGCACCATTCAAAGCCCAGATTTGGTCTAAAAAACAGCGTCACCGAATGTAATCGAAAAACCGATTACAATGGGCCGGACGGGAGGCGTGGACGAAAATGTAATCGAAAAACCGATTACATTGCGCCGGATGGGTGGTGCGGACGAAAATGTAATCGAAAAACCGATTACATTGCGCCGGATGGGCGGTGCGGACGGGAATGTAATCGAAAAACCGATTACAATGGGCCGGATGGGCGGTGCGGATGGAAATGTAATCGAAAAACCGATTACAATGGGCCGGATGGGTGGTTCGGATGGAAATGTAATCGAAAAACCGATCACATTGCGCCGGACGGGGGGCGTGGAGGGAAATATAATCGAAAAACCGATTACAGTCGGCCGGACGGGGGGCGTGGCCGAAAATGTAATCGAAAAACCGATTACAATGGGCCGGACGGGGGGCGTGGACGAAAATGTAATCGAAAAACCGATTACAGTCGGCCGGACGGGAGGCGTAGATGGAAATATAATCGAAAAACCGATTACAATCGGCCGGACGGGGGGCGTGGACGAAAATGTAATCGAAAAACCGATTACATTGCGCCGGATGGGTGGTGTGGACGGAAATGTAATCGAAAAACCGATTACATTGCGCCGGCTGGGTGGTGCGGATGGAAATGTAATCGAAAAACCGATTACAGTCGGCCGGACGGGTGGTGTGGATGGAAATGTAATCGAAAAACTGATTACATTGCGCCCGCCATCGCTCACTGCACAGGCAGCTTGTCCCCGCACCCGCCAATCTCACCCGCCATCCGCCGCAGGAAGAACGATCTTCCCCTCCCTATACACCTTCCTATACTGTGAAGGCGTGTAGGAAGTAACCTTCTTGAATATCTTCGAGAAGTACAGCGGGTCGTGGTAGCCGACCGAGTAAGACAACGACTTCACCGACAACCGCGACTCCGCCAGCAGCTCACAGGCCCGCCGGATGCGCAAGGTGGTCAGGTAGCTGGAGATGGAGGTGCCTGTCTCTTTTTTGAACAGCCGGAACAGGTAACTGCGCTCAATCGACACATATTCCACCACATCCAGCACCGACAAGGAAGACTTCCAATAGTTACTCTCGATATAGGCCTTCGCTGACCCTACATAGTCCTTCTTGAGACTGGCCTGCTCACTCGGATAATACTCCATGTAATACGACAGCAGCAGATGAAGCGCCGCATCCGAGCGCTCCCGTGCATACGGCTCCTGTTGATATCCCTTGACCTCATCGTACATAGCTCTGAAATCCTGCGGGGCAGCCGTTACAACGGGCTGGTCCGGTGAGATATGAATCATGGCAAGCAAGCGCAGAGCCTCTGCCCCGCTGAACTCGATCCAGCAATACGCCCACGGGTCCTGCGGATCAGGATAATAATACACCTCCGTCTGCGGAAAAATCATGAAGCTCTCGCCCGTCTCCACAGGGTGTACCGTCTGGCCGGTCTTCAAGTAGCCCCTGCCGCTTACGATATAATGCAGCGCATATACATCCCGGACGCCGGGTCCCCATCTGTGCAGATTGGGGGGCTTATATCCGTTTCCTTTTACCATTGGACCCTCATTGAGTCCGTATTCCCTAGAGTTCATAGTCGGCACCTGTACCCTTTAAAATGATAATACTACTATTATAAGCTGAATATCAGCCACTGGCTCTATGCCCAGTCGTCACTATAGTGAATATTTGGACTTCCTGCATAATACCCCAACAGGCTGTCAGAATTAACTGGATTTTATAGGCGTTTATGCAACTATATAGATTGAACTTGATAACTCAAGTTAAAGGAAAAGGGACGGAGGGGAATTTTGGAACTGTAGGAGCGGTAGCGTCCGCCTTTGTATTTGGATTTCTACCGCGAGGAGCGGTTTCAATCAGGAAATCCTAATACAACAGCGGCCGGAAGTCCAAAACTTCTCTGGAGTCGCGGCTAATCCCAAAACATAAAAATAATTAGTTCAATTTATATAATAATGTAGATGGAGCCAGTTAAGTATGTCTTAGCCGTATTCAAAAATGACAACGCTTTCTTAAGAATGTTGGCTTACGCCGTCCCGGAGCTTGCAGGTAAACTAAAGGTACGAGGGAGGAGCGCATATGGAATTGGAAACACAGCCAAAAAGTCCCGGAACCGGCGGCGGCCGGCGGTCGTTTTTATGGAAGCGGTTTAAAAAACAGAAAGTACTGCATTTGTTCGTCGGGCTAGGCATGATCTATCTGCTGATCTTCGCGTATACTCCGATGTTCGGCATTCTGATGGCGTTCAAGGATTACAGCATCTCCGGCGGCATCAAAGGAATCTTCACCAGCGATTGGGTCGGGTTGAGGTATTTCGATGAATTTGTCCATGACTATCAATTCGGCAAGCTGGTCCGCAACACGCTGGTCCTCAGTCTGCTGAAGGTCATCTTCGCCTTCCCGGCGCCGATCCTGCTGGCAATCATGCTGAATGAAGTGAAGCACATGGCCTTCAAGCGGTTTGTGCAGACGATCAGCTATCTGCCGCATTTTATCTCCTGGGTGGTCGTGGTTGGCGTATCCTATGCCTTCCTGTCCGCCGATGTCGGTGTGGTCAATAAGGCGCTGATGGCGATGGGCTTCACGGATGAGCCGCTGGCCTTCCTGACCAGTCCGAATTACTTTTGGGGGCTGGCGGTAGGGAGTGCGGTGTGGAAGGAGATGGGCTGGTGGACGATTATTTTTCTGGCAGCGATCTCGGGGATCAGTCCTTCCCTGTATGAGGCTGCTGAGATTGACGGTGCTGGAAGGCTGGCGCGAATCCGTTATATCACCCTGCCGGGGATGAAGGGAACCATCGTTGTTGTACTGGTGCTGACCATCGGAAGTATTCTCGGCGGCGGACTGGTAGGCTCCAACTTCGAGCAGGCCTACCTGCTCGGCAACAGTATCAATAATCCAACCTCTGAGATTGTCCAGACCTACGCATTCAGGGTGGGGTTAAGCGACGGGCGGTTCTCCTATGCAGCGGCGATCGATTTAATTCAATCGGTAATTTCGGTAGCGCTGATATTCTCCAGTAACTATATCGCCAAGCGGGTGTCAGGCTCAAGTCTGTTTTAGAGAAAGGAGGGAAGGCTATGCTGAAGAGTCAGCGGCAGAAGGATTTTGTTTTTGACAGCGTGATCTATGTGGTATTGTTCATTATTATGCTTACGATGCTGTATCCGTTCTATTATGTGTTAATTGCCTCCTTCAATAAAGGCTCGGACTCGCTGCTGGGCGGTGTGTATCTGTGGCCCCGGAATTTTACCCTGGAGAATTACCGGGTGTTCATGGATGATCCCAAGTGGGTGAAGGCGTTCCTGGTCTCCGTACTGCGGACAGTGTCCGGCACCTTGCTCGGACTGCTGCTCACCAGCATCGTCGCTTACGGTCTATCCCATCGTGATCTGTTATTCAGCAAGGTCTATTTCACAGTGATCGTATTCGCTATGTACTTCTCCGGCGGACTGATCCCTTATTATGTAGTCCTGCGTTCACTAGGCTTGTTAAATTCCTTTGCGGTGTATATCATCCCGTCCATGCTCAGCACGTTCTTCCTGCTCATTGCGATCTCATTCTTCCGTGAAATTCCCGCTGAGCTAAAAGAATCTGCGCATATAGACGGGGCCGGTGAGCTTACGATATTCTTCCGCATCATCCTGCCGGTCTCAACGCCGGTGCTGGCGACTATGGCCTTGTTCATGGGGGTGGGGCAATGGAATTCCTGGCTGGATTCGGCTTATTTCGTCCAGTCCGAGGAGCTGCGTACGCTGGCCTTCCGCATGATGGAGGTCATCAACAAGAGCAACTCTCCGATGGATTCGCTGGCGGTAGCCAACAGTGCCTCGGCGGGTGTGACCAGCTTCTCCTTACAGGTCACTTCAATGGTCGTTTCCATTGTTCCCATTATCTGTGTGTACCCGTTCCTGCAGAAGTATTTTGTTCATGGCATCATGCTGGGTTCGGTAAAAGGCTAGGCCAGTGCTTCAGTGTTCAAATGTTCCATTGCTCATACAGCTCATTAATTCAATCATGGAGGGATTAGCTTGAACAAAAGCAGAAGCTTCAAGATCGTCGCAGCCGCACTCTCAATGGCCGTAGTGTTATCCGCCTGTGGCGGTAACGGGGGAAATACCGCCCAGCCCGCCCCGTCCGGCAGCCCGGACGCCGCAGCAGGCGGGAATGCACCGGCCAAGCCCGGACAGGTGAAGGAGTTAAGCCTCTTCATCGATGCGTCGTGGTACCCGGTTACGGAATGGAAGGGCCCGGTCGCCGACATGATTACCGAGAAGACGGGAGTGAAGCTGAAGGTTACGGTCGCTACCGATGATAAGCAGCTTCCGCTGATGATTGCCTCCGGTGACCTGCCGGACCTGGTGTTCACCTCTTCCAACATAGACCGGTTATCCGACTCGAAGCTGTCATATTCCTGGAATGAGCTGATTGAGAAATATGCGCCGGATTTCAAGATTGACAAGACCCGGATTGCTATTCATACCATGGATGACGGCAAGTTCTATACCGTGCGGAATTCCTTTGCTACCCAGGAGGAGATGGCGAATAGTAAATATTCGTTAGGCAGCGACGGCAACCCGGGCATCGCGGTACGGGAGGATATTCTGAAGGAGCTGGGGAATCCGCCGATCAAGACCCTGGATGATTTCGTCAAGGTGCTGGGCATGGTCAAGGAGAAATATCCCGAGATGGTCCCGCTGATCATGGACAAGGACTGGATCGAACAGTATTTCCTGGCCCAGTTCGGTACGGAGACCCTGCTCGACGGCTGGTATGAGCAGGACGGCAAGGTGGAATATGCGATCAGGCAGCCTAAGATGCTGGACTTCTTCAAGTTCATGAATAGCCTGTACCGCAACGGATATATCCTGGCTGAGAATTTCGCACTGGCCAATGACCAGATTGATGATCAATATGCTACGGGCGGCAAAGCCTTCGCCCATAGCCACACCGTCTCCACCGCAGATACCGATAACATCAAGATCAAGAGCAATCAGGGGAACTTCTCCTTCAAGATGCTGCCAAGCGTATTGTCGAAGGATGCCAAGGTAGTCAGCTCAGGACTCGGCTTCTCCGGAACCTTCATCACCAAGAAGAATAAGGACCCGGAGGCCTCCATCAAATTCATGCAATATCTGGCCAGCGACGAGGGCAAGAAGCTGACGATGTTCGGGGTAGAGGGCGTGCACTGGACCTGGAATGAAGAAGGCCACCCCGATTTCAAATACAATCCGTCCGATGCCGATTTCGTGAACAGCAACGGGATTAAGTGGTGGTATCTGTATAACGATGGAGTTACGGAGGGCATGCTGTCCTATGTTCCTGAGCTGCAGAAGACCCAGGCACTGATGGAGCTGAAGTCCGTCAGAGTCTATAAGCCGGAGATCGGCCTGATCCAGACTCAGCCGGATTCACAGGAGAAGACCATTAAGACCAAGATTGATGAGATGGTCAAGAATGAGAAGGTCAAAATCTATCTGGCTGAGTCGGAGGAAGCCGCAGTAGCAGCCTATGAGAATATGCTGAAGAACGCAGAGAACATCGGCCTGCAGAAGCTGACCGATTGGGCGAATGCGACCTATCAGAAGAAGAAAGAACTGTTCAAGTAAGCGAATTCCTGCCGGTAGAGACCTGTCTCTACCGGGTTTTACATGTTCATGGTAGGATTAGAGAACACAAGTCGGGCACCGGAGGGACAGACTGCCGTGAGCATTGTACGCAAGATGATAGTAGGGTATATCTTTCTGATTTTTATTCCTGTAGTTACGTTTGGCTACTATTATTATAGTAAGATCTATGACAGTGTAAGCAGCCAGTTTGTGGAGAGCCGTCAAAAGATACTGGAGCAGGCCTATGCCAATATGAAGGCGGATCTGGCTCGGATTGATTCCACCCAGCGTATGCTGCAGTACAACCCGTATGTCACCGACTATCTGGACGGCAGCTATGAGACGGACTCAGAGAGCATATATGCCTATAACCGTTATATCAATCCGGTGATTCTGCAATCGCTTAATATCAGTCCTGAGATCGACACGTTCAGAATCTATATAACCAAGCAGGGCGTGCTGCCCATTACTGACCGGCTGCTCGAACTATCGGCGCTGGATGAACAGGGTGCCGAGGCTACCCGTATACTCCGGCCGGGCCAGGGCAAGTGGATCATTCCCGATCCTGAAGTGGAAGCGCCCCCGCTGGTATTCTACCAGAAAATATATAATAATGACTTTACCGAGATTGTGGGATTGCTGGAGCTGCGGGTCGGCAGTGAGCTGATCCGCAAGTTCTACCGGGCAACAGGCGGAGGGGATTGGACCGCGCTGCTTCTGCCGGCAGAGGGTGAGCCGCTGGAGCGGGAAGGCATTCCCGCAGCGGTGGACGATGCCACCTGGAGCAGACTGGCTTCGGGAGAAGCACAGACCTATTTCATTAACCGGGAGGTCATTGTTAATCAGCTATATATGAAGGAACTGGGCGTACGTGTCGCGGTAATCGGCAAGGTATCCGAGGTGTTCCGCTCGATCAGGAGCCAGGAGCTGGTGATGATTACGACATTCGCGGTGCTGCTTGCGTTATTGTCGTTCGCCTATTACACACTTGCATCAACGATTACGAAGCGCGTACTCCGGCTCGCCAGGCATATGCGCAATCTGAACGATGACAACCTGAAGCAGTCGGTCAGCAAGGAAGATAAGCCGGGCCGCAGGGATGAGATCAGCTTCCTGACCGAGACCTACAATTCGATGCTCCTGCGCATGGATGAGCTGATCAACAATGTCCACCGGGCCGAGCTGCGCAATAAGGAAGCCGCTTACAAGGTGCTCCAGGCCCAGATCAAGCCGCATTTTCTCTATAATACGCTGGAGACCATCCGCATGCTGGCCGAATCGAACAACGACAAGGAAGTGGCGGAGATCTCTTACTGGTTCGGCAAGCTGATGCGCTACAGCCTGTCCGCCCAGGACGATCATACCGTTCTCTCCCAAGAGCTTGAGACCGTAGTTTTCTACCTCAATATTCA is part of the Paenibacillus sp. FSL M7-0420 genome and harbors:
- a CDS encoding glycoside hydrolase family 43 protein, giving the protein MASGNGRVQHINSIFKKTGLYLLAISLMLGILFNPSTAAAATFTNPFIYADAPDNDVIRVGNVYYMTSTTMHMTPGVPIMKSYDLVNWEIVNYVYDTYANGDAQNLNNGQNEYGKGSWASSIRYNNGIYYVSFGSNSIGRTYIYQTSNIENGPWTSSVLNSYYHDASLLFDNGRVFLVYGVDNISLIELTADAKAIKSGGISQVIIPNSSNIAGSSFVVKAEGAHIQKINGYYYVFLICWPSGSGRTQLTYRSTSLTGGYTGQVSLNDSGIAQGGIVDTPSGSWYAMLFRDSGAVGRMPYLVPVTWSGNWPVFGSGGKAPRTLNLPAEGYPVKKVYASDEFTAPSSGSGLAKVWQWNHNPDNSKWSLTQRQGFMRLTTGKVSTSLLDARNTLTQRTFGPKSTGVTALETGGMKDGDVAGLAAFQAKYGFVGVKMSGNSKSIVMVNASSGSMTQVAGVPLSQNRVYLKVLCDFTNQTDKAYFSYSLDGNNWTSIGNTLQMSYTLPHFMGYRFALFNYATKSAGGYADFDYLRLE
- a CDS encoding endo-1,4-beta-xylanase gives rise to the protein MKNRIKKVVGGLALASVLLTSVMAGNASAAITNGSKFLGNIIAGSAPSNFTTYWNQVTPENGTKWGAIEGNRNQMNWGNADMIYNYAISKNIPFKFHTLVWGSQEPNWVAGLSAAEQKAEISSFITQAGQRYSAKSAFVDVVNEPLHAKPSYRNAIGGEGSTGWDWVIWSFQQARAAFPNSKLLINEYGIIGDPSAADKYVTIINHLKSRGLIDGIGIQCHYFNMDNVSVSTMNTVLNKLAATGLPIYVSELDITGDDNTQLARYQQKFPVLWNHPSVKGVTLWGYIQNQTWAANTHLVNSNGTERPAMKWLKQYLGGSSALMETADTQDITDSVIQPDSVVEPDLQLDLQPVLEPVPAE
- a CDS encoding AraC family transcriptional regulator, with translation MVKGNGYKPPNLHRWGPGVRDVYALHYIVSGRGYLKTGQTVHPVETGESFMIFPQTEVYYYPDPQDPWAYCWIEFSGAEALRLLAMIHISPDQPVVTAAPQDFRAMYDEVKGYQQEPYARERSDAALHLLLSYYMEYYPSEQASLKKDYVGSAKAYIESNYWKSSLSVLDVVEYVSIERSYLFRLFKKETGTSISSYLTTLRIRRACELLAESRLSVKSLSYSVGYHDPLYFSKIFKKVTSYTPSQYRKVYREGKIVLPAADGG
- a CDS encoding ABC transporter permease; the protein is MELETQPKSPGTGGGRRSFLWKRFKKQKVLHLFVGLGMIYLLIFAYTPMFGILMAFKDYSISGGIKGIFTSDWVGLRYFDEFVHDYQFGKLVRNTLVLSLLKVIFAFPAPILLAIMLNEVKHMAFKRFVQTISYLPHFISWVVVVGVSYAFLSADVGVVNKALMAMGFTDEPLAFLTSPNYFWGLAVGSAVWKEMGWWTIIFLAAISGISPSLYEAAEIDGAGRLARIRYITLPGMKGTIVVVLVLTIGSILGGGLVGSNFEQAYLLGNSINNPTSEIVQTYAFRVGLSDGRFSYAAAIDLIQSVISVALIFSSNYIAKRVSGSSLF
- a CDS encoding carbohydrate ABC transporter permease; translation: MLKSQRQKDFVFDSVIYVVLFIIMLTMLYPFYYVLIASFNKGSDSLLGGVYLWPRNFTLENYRVFMDDPKWVKAFLVSVLRTVSGTLLGLLLTSIVAYGLSHRDLLFSKVYFTVIVFAMYFSGGLIPYYVVLRSLGLLNSFAVYIIPSMLSTFFLLIAISFFREIPAELKESAHIDGAGELTIFFRIILPVSTPVLATMALFMGVGQWNSWLDSAYFVQSEELRTLAFRMMEVINKSNSPMDSLAVANSASAGVTSFSLQVTSMVVSIVPIICVYPFLQKYFVHGIMLGSVKG
- a CDS encoding extracellular solute-binding protein, with product MNKSRSFKIVAAALSMAVVLSACGGNGGNTAQPAPSGSPDAAAGGNAPAKPGQVKELSLFIDASWYPVTEWKGPVADMITEKTGVKLKVTVATDDKQLPLMIASGDLPDLVFTSSNIDRLSDSKLSYSWNELIEKYAPDFKIDKTRIAIHTMDDGKFYTVRNSFATQEEMANSKYSLGSDGNPGIAVREDILKELGNPPIKTLDDFVKVLGMVKEKYPEMVPLIMDKDWIEQYFLAQFGTETLLDGWYEQDGKVEYAIRQPKMLDFFKFMNSLYRNGYILAENFALANDQIDDQYATGGKAFAHSHTVSTADTDNIKIKSNQGNFSFKMLPSVLSKDAKVVSSGLGFSGTFITKKNKDPEASIKFMQYLASDEGKKLTMFGVEGVHWTWNEEGHPDFKYNPSDADFVNSNGIKWWYLYNDGVTEGMLSYVPELQKTQALMELKSVRVYKPEIGLIQTQPDSQEKTIKTKIDEMVKNEKVKIYLAESEEAAVAAYENMLKNAENIGLQKLTDWANATYQKKKELFK
- a CDS encoding sensor histidine kinase, coding for MSIVRKMIVGYIFLIFIPVVTFGYYYYSKIYDSVSSQFVESRQKILEQAYANMKADLARIDSTQRMLQYNPYVTDYLDGSYETDSESIYAYNRYINPVILQSLNISPEIDTFRIYITKQGVLPITDRLLELSALDEQGAEATRILRPGQGKWIIPDPEVEAPPLVFYQKIYNNDFTEIVGLLELRVGSELIRKFYRATGGGDWTALLLPAEGEPLEREGIPAAVDDATWSRLASGEAQTYFINREVIVNQLYMKELGVRVAVIGKVSEVFRSIRSQELVMITTFAVLLALLSFAYYTLASTITKRVLRLARHMRNLNDDNLKQSVSKEDKPGRRDEISFLTETYNSMLLRMDELINNVHRAELRNKEAAYKVLQAQIKPHFLYNTLETIRMLAESNNDKEVAEISYWFGKLMRYSLSAQDDHTVLSQELETVVFYLNIHKMRLQKRLTYEVDIAVAAENLICPRFILQPLVENSIIHGVAVTLRPVHILIQAKETADEIRISVSDSGIGIPENQVRLIRARLSRAEEVRTQEEAEGGVGLYNVSERIKSFYGGTSRLDLESEEGKGTCLTIILSKGAAEQA